One region of Sphingomonas kaistensis genomic DNA includes:
- a CDS encoding DUF1996 domain-containing protein, with protein sequence MKFATDNAVLLLSCIAASVAAAGFAHLPFARKLVATTTSVMSAPLSGVRDDHSASQPGHAVVDHMLPSTAVVPDPIASPSLTGLPAIKSNFDSKLGLRPNGGTGDLPKSGAPDVVGAFRFICRPGQIAMVDPIVNPGPRGTKSNHLHQFFGNTRVYSDSTYASLRAEGGSTCNEVGDPFAPGALALNRSAYWQPAMLNGKGSVVRPDWVSIYYKRRPATDPIVSDPSNPRYMGQAVDLPNGLRFIFGRDMLDLSKPSTGGFRFNCTLPSGQQTEFDSLGKAIAACPLRPDASGRMASVTTEGEAPACWDGKRLDSPNHRDHVAYPSYGTWGYLKCPATHPYVIPFFTMKANFTLDADALKWSLSSDAMAPGQPVGSTYHADFFMAWDPITHRMFHDHCINKLLSCSGGDLGNGQQLRGSWAVKQAEPRLVPIPVE encoded by the coding sequence TTGAAGTTTGCTACTGATAACGCAGTTCTGCTGCTGTCCTGTATCGCAGCCTCCGTCGCCGCAGCAGGATTCGCGCATCTTCCCTTTGCCCGCAAACTTGTGGCAACGACAACCAGCGTCATGAGCGCGCCGTTGAGCGGTGTCCGCGATGACCATTCCGCCTCCCAGCCGGGGCATGCTGTTGTCGATCACATGCTTCCCTCAACAGCCGTGGTCCCGGACCCGATTGCCTCCCCTTCGCTGACCGGCCTCCCCGCGATCAAAAGCAATTTCGACAGCAAGCTCGGCCTGCGGCCAAATGGGGGTACTGGCGACCTACCCAAATCTGGTGCTCCGGATGTCGTTGGGGCGTTCCGATTTATCTGTCGTCCTGGCCAGATCGCAATGGTTGATCCCATTGTGAATCCCGGTCCACGCGGCACAAAATCAAACCACCTGCACCAATTTTTCGGCAACACGCGGGTGTATAGCGACAGCACCTACGCCTCTCTGCGTGCCGAAGGCGGCTCGACCTGCAATGAAGTCGGAGATCCCTTCGCGCCCGGAGCACTTGCCCTCAATCGTTCCGCATACTGGCAGCCTGCCATGCTCAACGGGAAGGGTTCAGTTGTCCGGCCGGACTGGGTCAGCATCTATTACAAACGGCGCCCGGCAACAGATCCAATCGTGAGTGATCCATCCAATCCTAGGTACATGGGCCAAGCGGTTGATTTACCAAATGGGTTGCGTTTCATTTTCGGCCGCGACATGCTCGACCTCAGCAAACCCTCAACGGGTGGCTTTCGCTTTAACTGCACCCTGCCAAGTGGGCAGCAAACGGAATTTGACAGCCTTGGGAAGGCAATCGCCGCCTGTCCGCTCCGGCCCGACGCAAGTGGCCGCATGGCATCGGTCACAACAGAAGGAGAGGCGCCGGCTTGCTGGGACGGTAAGCGCTTGGACAGCCCTAATCATAGAGATCACGTTGCCTACCCGTCCTATGGCACCTGGGGCTATCTAAAGTGCCCAGCGACACACCCTTACGTGATCCCCTTCTTCACCATGAAGGCAAACTTTACCTTAGATGCCGACGCGCTGAAGTGGTCGCTCTCGTCTGATGCGATGGCGCCTGGGCAACCCGTGGGCTCCACTTACCACGCGGACTTCTTCATGGCCTGGGATCCGATCACGCACCGCATGTTCCATGACCATTGCATCAACAAGTTGCTTAGCTGCTCTGGCGGCGACTTGGGGAACGGCCAGCAGTTGCGCGGCTCCTGGGCTGTAAAGCAGGCCGAGCCGCGTCTTGTGCCGATCCCGGTTGAGTGA
- a CDS encoding glycosyltransferase, with product MKERVNFYFFAGDFVEAIRRYREGEAQVYATHNEVARLLLDLAAEKLDIRVFSFITPTQKSSSPAEGLTVTDLGASKYSDPHAVQAFHHYPADTSILHMPDPKLLHAGASDRSRGFPILANSYNRRGIRASLERRRIASVLNNPKFRFVSNHCPPATEHLANLGVDRRKLVAWNIPVSTSLATASAKSTGGQDEIHLAYAGSVNEEKGVGDLIGAVARLVDKGVNVRCSIAGNGTIDHYRDLAKQKGIADRLDFLGLVSNDQVRTLFSSADVIVVPSRRVYTEGFPLVLIEAIASRTPIVCSDHPMFVPIMRDGVTASVAANANPRSLAAAIRRTVSDTLLYATLSRNADISWADLQATADWRTMIFDWVTQGDEAPYLLARTLAAFDDRKSGAH from the coding sequence ATGAAAGAGCGGGTGAATTTCTACTTCTTCGCAGGTGACTTCGTCGAAGCTATCCGCCGCTATCGCGAGGGGGAGGCACAGGTCTACGCCACTCACAATGAAGTTGCCCGCCTGCTTCTCGACCTCGCGGCCGAGAAGCTGGATATACGGGTATTCAGCTTCATCACTCCCACCCAAAAAAGCAGCTCACCAGCGGAGGGGCTGACGGTGACGGACTTGGGCGCGAGCAAGTATAGCGATCCTCACGCAGTCCAGGCATTCCACCACTATCCAGCCGACACGTCGATCCTTCACATGCCGGACCCCAAGCTCCTGCATGCAGGCGCCTCCGATCGTTCCCGCGGCTTTCCGATCCTCGCGAACAGCTACAATCGGCGGGGTATCCGAGCATCCCTGGAACGTCGCCGCATCGCCAGCGTGCTGAATAATCCCAAGTTCCGCTTCGTATCGAACCATTGTCCTCCCGCGACAGAACATCTGGCGAATCTGGGGGTGGACCGGCGAAAGCTGGTTGCGTGGAATATTCCCGTTTCGACATCACTCGCGACGGCGTCCGCGAAGTCGACGGGTGGTCAGGACGAGATCCACTTGGCTTATGCTGGATCGGTCAATGAGGAAAAGGGCGTTGGCGACCTCATTGGCGCAGTGGCGAGGCTGGTCGACAAAGGAGTGAACGTCCGGTGCAGTATCGCCGGCAATGGAACCATCGACCATTATCGGGACCTGGCGAAACAAAAGGGCATAGCCGACAGGTTGGACTTCCTTGGGCTTGTCTCGAACGATCAGGTGAGGACGCTCTTCAGCTCTGCAGACGTCATCGTGGTGCCGAGCAGAAGAGTGTATACCGAGGGCTTCCCGCTCGTCCTGATCGAAGCGATTGCCAGCCGGACCCCGATTGTCTGCAGCGATCATCCCATGTTCGTGCCCATCATGAGGGATGGTGTCACCGCATCCGTGGCTGCCAACGCCAATCCACGGAGCCTTGCAGCAGCCATCAGGAGGACTGTCTCCGATACTCTTCTCTATGCCACGCTCTCACGCAATGCCGATATAAGCTGGGCTGACCTGCAGGCGACGGCGGACTGGCGCACGATGATCTTCGACTGGGTCACGCAGGGCGACGAGGCGCCCTACCTTCTTGCCCGCACTTTAGCCGCTTTCGACGACAGGAAGTCCGGGGCGCATTGA
- a CDS encoding TolC family outer membrane protein, translated as MGARPCRLFACAAAVLTLAGAGTAAADTLRDALRATYGTSPALNAQREVLKGTDATVALAGSQSRPQIAATVGINRDLTRSGVLVTSRSKGPILSGGLDVNLPLFAGGRIRNSVDAAKARVEAGRAALRAVEGDVFAEAVEAYMDVLRDRAVLDLNQNQVRVLAENLRATQQLFEAGDLTRTDIAQSQARLSSATAQLALAQSRLGVSEESFLRVIGRRPEQLASPPPLPPLPATASEAARIAIARNPRLTAVLQQARAAGMDVRVAFADRLPSLSGVLGGDYVSYVTDEPGIGVPRAGVQTSVGLTTRIPLYQGGAPAARIRQARAAEGQLLEQTVATERTVVANARSAFMTYQASLKAIASNQDAVSANELALRGTRAERRVGSRTVIEVLNAEQELLGTQVQLIASRRDAYVAGFRLLQAMGQASSEDLGLEGGSLYDPLGNYNKVAGAWSDWGGAEKHVPRSTPTQKLAEAAPDRVGAAPPMLAANEVPAVSPAVKAVLAPPVAPVRTVAEARPAPASIPAPAPGRWAIQLGAFARPGAPQALFARLATRVGPKEPSYVPAGSVTRLLVGPYASRAEAEAACRGLSGATPCYPVRRD; from the coding sequence GTGGGTGCACGGCCTTGTCGGCTGTTCGCGTGCGCCGCTGCCGTCCTGACACTCGCCGGCGCGGGAACGGCCGCCGCGGACACGCTGCGCGATGCGTTGCGGGCCACCTACGGCACCAGTCCGGCGCTCAACGCCCAGCGTGAGGTCTTGAAGGGCACCGACGCGACCGTCGCCCTCGCCGGGTCCCAGTCCCGGCCGCAGATCGCCGCCACGGTCGGCATCAACCGCGACCTCACCCGCTCGGGCGTGCTCGTCACCAGCCGCTCCAAGGGGCCGATCCTGTCGGGTGGGCTCGACGTCAACCTGCCGCTGTTCGCGGGCGGCCGAATCCGTAATTCCGTGGACGCCGCCAAGGCCCGGGTCGAAGCCGGACGGGCGGCGCTGCGCGCGGTGGAGGGCGACGTCTTCGCCGAGGCAGTCGAAGCCTATATGGACGTACTGCGCGACCGCGCGGTGCTCGATCTCAACCAGAACCAGGTCCGCGTCCTCGCTGAGAATTTGCGCGCCACCCAGCAATTGTTCGAGGCCGGCGACCTGACCCGCACCGACATCGCCCAGTCGCAGGCGCGGCTGAGCAGCGCCACCGCGCAACTGGCACTGGCGCAATCGCGGCTCGGGGTCAGCGAGGAGAGCTTCCTGCGGGTGATTGGCCGGCGGCCGGAGCAGCTCGCCTCCCCGCCCCCGCTTCCGCCTCTTCCCGCCACGGCAAGCGAGGCGGCGCGGATCGCCATTGCCCGCAATCCCCGCCTGACTGCGGTGTTGCAGCAGGCTCGGGCGGCGGGAATGGATGTACGTGTTGCTTTTGCGGACCGGCTTCCCAGCCTGTCGGGGGTGCTTGGCGGCGATTATGTCAGTTATGTCACCGACGAGCCCGGGATCGGGGTGCCGCGCGCCGGGGTCCAGACCAGCGTCGGCCTGACCACCCGCATCCCCCTTTACCAGGGCGGTGCCCCGGCGGCCCGGATCCGCCAGGCCCGCGCGGCCGAAGGGCAATTGCTCGAGCAGACGGTCGCGACCGAGCGCACCGTGGTCGCCAACGCCCGCTCGGCCTTCATGACCTACCAGGCCTCGCTGAAGGCGATCGCGTCCAACCAGGATGCGGTCAGCGCCAACGAGCTCGCCCTACGCGGGACCCGGGCCGAGCGGCGGGTCGGATCACGCACCGTGATCGAGGTGCTGAACGCCGAGCAGGAATTGCTGGGCACGCAGGTCCAGCTGATCGCGTCGCGGCGCGATGCGTATGTGGCGGGGTTCCGGCTGCTTCAGGCGATGGGCCAGGCAAGCTCCGAGGACCTCGGGCTGGAGGGCGGCTCGCTTTACGATCCGCTGGGCAATTACAACAAGGTCGCCGGGGCGTGGAGCGACTGGGGCGGCGCGGAGAAGCATGTGCCGCGCTCCACCCCGACCCAGAAACTGGCCGAAGCGGCGCCGGACCGGGTCGGCGCTGCGCCCCCCATGCTGGCTGCAAACGAGGTCCCGGCGGTATCACCCGCCGTCAAGGCCGTGCTTGCGCCACCGGTGGCGCCGGTCCGGACGGTGGCCGAGGCGAGGCCCGCCCCCGCCTCCATCCCCGCGCCCGCCCCCGGCCGCTGGGCGATCCAGCTTGGCGCCTTTGCCCGTCCGGGCGCTCCGCAGGCGCTGTTCGCGCGGCTTGCAACGCGGGTCGGGCCGAAGGAGCCGAGCTATGTCCCGGCCGGAAGCGTGACCCGGCTGCTGGTCGGGCCCTATGCAAGCCGGGCCGAGGCGGAGGCGGCCTGCCGCGGCCTGAGCGGTGCCACACCCTGCTACCCCGTTCGCCGCGACTGA
- the pgl gene encoding 6-phosphogluconolactonase, which produces MIEAEWWEYDSVEEMADAVAGDVGFIIESAIDARDASLLALPGGNTPGPIFKKLAAQKLAWKKVTIVPTDERLVEVSDERSNARLLAQSFMRAGARVIPIGGENADVAAAGNIADARLQDLPWPPDLVWLGMGADGHTASIFPGADMQNALDAPKARRAVGVTPDPMPADMPVPRVTLTRASLLSARTLIITITGADKRALLEQAIADGQSSKLPIGRVLAEAEQPIDIHWAP; this is translated from the coding sequence ATGATCGAAGCCGAATGGTGGGAATATGACAGCGTCGAGGAGATGGCCGATGCGGTCGCCGGCGATGTCGGATTCATCATCGAAAGCGCGATCGACGCGCGCGACGCCTCGCTTCTGGCGCTGCCGGGAGGCAACACGCCGGGGCCGATCTTCAAGAAATTGGCGGCGCAGAAGCTGGCCTGGAAGAAGGTCACCATCGTCCCCACCGACGAGCGGCTGGTCGAGGTCAGTGACGAACGCAGCAATGCGCGCCTGCTGGCGCAAAGCTTCATGCGGGCGGGTGCCCGGGTGATCCCGATCGGCGGCGAGAATGCCGATGTCGCCGCGGCGGGCAATATCGCCGACGCCCGGCTGCAGGACCTGCCGTGGCCGCCCGACCTCGTCTGGCTGGGAATGGGCGCAGACGGGCATACCGCCTCGATCTTTCCCGGTGCCGACATGCAGAACGCACTGGATGCGCCCAAGGCGCGCCGGGCGGTCGGCGTAACGCCCGACCCGATGCCGGCCGACATGCCGGTCCCGCGGGTGACGCTGACCCGCGCTTCTTTGCTGTCGGCGCGGACCCTGATCATCACCATCACCGGCGCCGACAAGCGCGCCCTGCTGGAACAGGCGATCGCCGACGGACAGTCGAGCAAGCTTCCGATCGGCCGCGTGCTGGCCGAGGCCGAGCAGCCGATCGACATTCACTGGGCCCCGTAA